A stretch of Lysinibacillus agricola DNA encodes these proteins:
- a CDS encoding heptaprenylglyceryl phosphate synthase, producing MDYLEWRHVFKLDPAKDISDEALERICESGTDVIIVGGTDGVTLDGVLDLLVRVRRFEVPIALEISSIDSVTPGYDYYFIPTVLNSDDPKWIKNLHHEAIKEYGDIMVWDELVAEGYCILNPDCKVAEVTNAKTDLSIDDVVAYARMAENFFRLPVFYVEYSGTYGDIDVVSAVKKELKNTRLFYGGGITSAKQAAEMAKYADTVVVGNIIYEDLKAALATVKAVKNTI from the coding sequence CATGTGTTCAAACTAGACCCAGCTAAAGACATCTCAGATGAGGCACTAGAAAGAATTTGTGAGTCAGGTACAGATGTTATTATAGTTGGTGGAACAGACGGTGTAACATTAGATGGTGTATTAGATCTGCTTGTTCGTGTACGACGCTTTGAAGTACCAATTGCGCTTGAAATTTCTTCAATTGATTCGGTAACACCAGGCTATGACTATTATTTCATTCCAACTGTGTTGAATAGTGATGATCCAAAGTGGATTAAAAATCTACACCATGAGGCCATTAAGGAGTATGGAGATATTATGGTGTGGGATGAATTAGTAGCTGAAGGTTATTGTATTTTAAACCCGGACTGTAAAGTAGCAGAAGTAACGAATGCGAAAACAGATTTATCCATTGATGATGTTGTAGCTTACGCACGTATGGCTGAAAATTTCTTTAGACTACCTGTATTTTATGTAGAGTATAGCGGAACTTATGGTGATATAGACGTTGTAAGTGCTGTGAAAAAAGAGCTGAAAAATACGCGACTGTTTTACGGTGGCGGCATTACATCTGCTAAGCAAGCAGCAGAAATGGCAAAATATGCAGATACAGTAGTAGTTGGTAATATTATTTACGAAGATTTAAAAGCTGCACTTGCGACTGTTAAGGCTGTTAAAAATACGATATAA